The proteins below are encoded in one region of Brassica napus cultivar Da-Ae chromosome A6, Da-Ae, whole genome shotgun sequence:
- the LOC125575940 gene encoding thyroid adenoma-associated protein homolog isoform X2 — MSAKWRALQHRHRYTYSAIVFPTSFTTSLSQSSLSHCCPKFYSDIEELVSLNSTYAQVNHAKRVVASFGEVLSKTHENEEAAFVREAIRLYLEVLFVENSQPLHRTLVSALAKTRKFHSVISSCFRELCDEYGGLEDGGKRFCVSRVALSVMGMPKLGYLVDIIEDCAVLVGRDVVSGLNGIVLETEACARPPPTVMEQCQEALSCSYYLFQRFPLKFKGMVGEDASFMEKVFAVQMSILKSAAFSRDCCVAAGVSFCAALQVCLEEEEVGLFIAQGMFCWSGVVEFNDIVGKIPFGGDICSEIRSLSSLSRLCLIRGILTAVSRGVLVSSVDCDHQTILYDGILPELCDLCENPVDSHLNFHALTVMQICLQQIKMSTLNDLAEDYDPMPDSKVSRVLKIIWNNLEDPLSQTVKQVHLMFDLLLDIQTTVHQTYDKVEVRESLLKIVNYLLRLGTRCKGRYIPLASLTRRLGAKTLLDMSPNLLFEMANAYVDDDVCCAVTSFIKCFLEMLRDECWGSEGVERGYAVYRQRCLPPFLYGLASGMSKLRSNLNTYAVQVLLELDVDCIFPLLGLISIGPSEEETKLVYTELSSISMELTVEQKVAVLVSLLKVCRTLAFLEGDIEQKGSADAFAFVKIKGIELKVPVEWLKMALTHVDESVRVDAAETLFLNPKTASLPSPFELYLIKEAVPLNMRSSSTGFQMKWTSLFRKFFSRVRTSLEKQYKLGSWQPRLANGNNEKCLKGDEDAVLRAESLFKFMRWLSSFLSLSCYPSAPYRRKIMATELIQIMMEVWPIVPSKDSTSHLYPYCDIVTSHDSTLLLVGSIVDSWDRLRENAFRILLHFPTPFTGVSSEDMVQTIIPWAKHLVCSPRVRESDAGSLTLRLIFRKYVLDLGWIVKVSSDVVCCQREREGTNGFHQNSKPKYPVIEYIKSLIHWLDTCVKEGERDLSEACRNSFVHGVLLALRYTFEELDWNSNAVLSSVSEMREELEKLLKLVTRITTLALWVVSADALCLDEDMDDIVDDDSFLSDVQDDAATTVLSKEQKDTHPKPVQETIQSEQVVMVGCWLAMKEVSLLLGTIIRKIPLPTSSLAPLENGDLASAVPDDSVVGNSESLLDLKQLEKIGDHFLEVLLKMKHNGAIDKTRAGFSALCHRLLCSNDPRLCRLTESWMEQLMERTMAKGQTVDDLLRRSAGIPAAFIALFLSEPEGSPKKLLPQALRWLIGLAEKPLMDPAEEKGSKHMDEEVNPSNMHPSEKLSKVRDEGVVPTVHAFNVLKAAFNDTNLGTDTSGFSAEAMTVAIRSFSSPYWEVRNSATLAYTALLRRMVGFLNVQKRGSARRGLTGLEFFHRYPLLHPFIYGELKAATDMLDTSGQSDSNLANHVHPSLWPILILLSRLKPSPIASESGDDLDPFVFMPFIMKCSTQSNLRVRVLASRALVGLVSNEKLQSVLLSVASTLPSNEVQGGPFNYLHGVLLQLGNLLDTNCRDLTDNSKKDQIIEQLVNVLAKCTWMASPLLCPCPIISTSFLRVLDHMRAIGWKNLRDVYKLHLDLSTSCLDADASYGFSYYDPTVAELREQAAVSYFGCVFQPSDEAAEVFQITQRPNLLLQKVPEALDFPDLKGRLLRCLSDQSYEVRLATLKWFLQFLKAEDSSFSETSSIWHWASNGLQVMLLDLLEKEKNHRCENYILRILCQWNLLMFKKESNEGIYVGSLSYDSVIHLWGRLTSLYERTRHVKTRGTLMSCLAICVKHLTSLFFDKKEEEPRWSCVIDCVSYFVNLIKEKSSSSEQVNVRQASAEAIIASGILEQAKLIGPLVSNHQTPSLSKFQNACDVYAYQILEMWFTCIKLLEDEDDIIRSKLATDVQKCFFSTAMEVPTQVEKVLELSFDHLSFVFGHWNEYFLYLSRWVFSTADYTAPLKGGIDLVRRVFDKEIDNHHEEKLLILQFCCHHLQKLANSDLPHGQLLEWRSKFHNKLLCFAKDHVGKQRESWVGGVGNHKDVFLPLYGNLLGLYVFSNCILRFSTDGNDKKAMFADMVELGEALKPFLRNPLVSNMFRVVVGLHEKSVDDSLVDMSSVLVGEVWEGFDPYFLLR; from the exons ATGTCTGCAAAGTGGCGAGCTCTCCAGCATCGCCACCGCTACACATACAGTGCCATCGTGTTCCCAACCTCCTTCACCACTTCTTTAAGCCAATCTAGTTTATCCCACTGCTGTCCCAAGTTCTACTCCGACATCGAAGAGTTGGTCTCTCTGAACTCAACCTACGCGCAAGTTAACCACGCCAAGAGAGTCGTTGCCTCGTTCGGCGAAGTACTCTCAAAGACCCACGAGAACGAAGAGGCAGCTTTTGTGCGTGAAGCCATCAGGCTTTACCTTGAGGTTCTCTTCGTGGAGAACTCACAGCCTCTTCACAGGACTCTCGTCTCAGCTCTGGCTAAAACACGTAAGTTCCATTCGGTGATTAGTTCGTGTTTTAGAGAGCTTTGTGATGAGTACGGCGGTTTGGAAGACGGTGGGAAACGTTTCTGTGTGTCTAGAGTTGCTTTGTCAGTGATGGGAATGCCTAAGTTAGGATACTTGGTTGATATAATTGAGGATTGTGCCGTTTTGGTGGGTCGTGATGTTGTCTCCGGGTTGAACGGTATTGTGTTAGAGACTGAAGCTTGTGCTAGGCCTCCTCCTACTGTTATGGAGCAGTGCCAAGAGGCTTTGTCTTGTTCTTATTACTTGTTTCAGCGGTTTCCTTTGAAGTTTAAGGGCATGGTTGGGGAGGATGCGAGTTTTATGGAGAAGGTTTTCGCTGTTCAGATGAGTATTTTGAAGTCGGCGGCTTTTTCTAGAGACTGTTGTGTGGCTGCTGGTGTGAGTTTCTGTGCTGCTCTACAGGTTTGtcttgaggaggaggaggttggGTTGTTTATAGCTCAAGGTATGTTTTGCTGGAGCGGTGTCGTTGAGTTTAATGATATTGTTGGTAAGATTCCATTTGGTGGAGACATTTGTTCTGAGATCAGAAGCCTTTCTTCTTTGAGT AGACTCTGCTTGATCAGAGGCATTCTTACAGCGGTTTCTAGAGGTGTTCTTGTTTCCTCTGTTGATTGTGATCACCAAACTATTCTGTACGATGGAATATTGCCTGAGCTTTGTGATTTATGCGAGAACCCTGTTGACAGCCATTTAAACTTCCACGCACTAACTGTGATGCAGATCTGCTTGCAACAGATCAAGATGTCTACGTTAAACGATCTGGCGGAAGATTATGATCCAATGCCGGACAGCAAGGTCTCCCGGGTGCTCAAAATCATATGGAACAACTTGGAGGATCCTCTGAGCCAGACGGTCAAGCAAGTCCATCTCATGTTTGACCTCTTGCTAGACATTCAAACCACCGTTCACCAGACGTATGATAAAGTGGAAGTGAGGGAGTCTCTGCTGAAGATTGTCAATTATCTTCTTCGCTTGGGGACACGGTGTAAGGGGAGGTACATTCCGTTAGCGTCCTTGACGAGGCGGTTAGGTGCGAAGACTTTGCTGGATATGAGTCCTAACCTATTGTTTGAGATGGCAAATGCGtatgttgatgatgatgtctGCTGTGCTGTCACatcgtttataaaatgtttCCTTGAGATGTTGCGTGATGAATGCTGGGGGAGTGAAGGTGTGGAACGGGGATACGCGGTTTATCGACAGCGTTGTTTGCCTCCTTTTCTTTACGGTCTTGCTTCTGGAATGTCGAAACTCAGGTCTAATTTAAATACTTATGCAGTACAAGTTTTGCTAGAGCTGGATGTGGATTGTAtatttcctttgcttggtttgATATCAATTGGGCCGAGCGAGGAAGAGACCAAGCTAGTCTACACTGAGTTGAGTAGCATTAGTATGGAACTGACAGTTGAGCAGAAAGTGGCTGTTTTAGTGTCGCTGCTCAAAGTTTGTCGTACGCTTGCATTCCTTGAAGGAGACATTGAACAAAAAGGAAGCGCTGATGCATTTGCATTTGTCAAAATCAAGGGTATCGAGTTGAAAGTTCCCGTTGAGTGGCTAAAAATGGCATTGACCCATGTTGATGAGTCCGTTCGTGTGGATGCTGCAGAGACACTCTTCTTAAACCCCAAGACCGCTAGTCTTCCGTCCCCCTTCGAGCTATACCTCATCAAGGAGGCTGTTCCCTTGAACATGAGGTCATCTTCTACAGGTTTTCAAATGAAATGGACCAGTTTGTTCAGGAAGTTTTTTTCTCGAGTTCGTACGTCGCTGGAGAAGCAGTATAAGCTAGGAAGCTGGCAGCCACGTCTAGCCAACGGAAACAATGAAAAATGTTTAAAAGGTGATGAGGATGCAGTCTTACGAGCAGAGAGTCTGTTCAAGTTTATGAGGTGGCTAAGTTCGTTTTTGTCTTTGTCTTGCTACCCTTCTGCTCCATACAGGAGGAAAATAATGGCGACGGAACTTATACAAATCATGATGGAAGTCTGGCCTATCGTGCCTTCTAAGGACTCCACTTCGCATCTTTACCCATACTGTGATATTGTCACTTCGCATGATTCAACGTTACTGTTGGTGGGATCGATTGTTGATAGTTGGGACCGGCTCAGGGAAAACGCTTTCCGTATATTGCTTCATTTCCCAACTCCGTTTACCGGCGTTTCAAGTGAAGACATGGTTCAGACCATTATCCCCTGGGCCAAACATCTAGTCTGCAGTCCACGTGTAAGAGAGAGCGATGCAGGTTCTTTGACTCTAAGGCTTATCTTTAGAAAGTACGTATTGGACCTTGGATGGATAGTCAAGGTTTCCAGCGATGTTGTTTGTTGTCAAAGAGAGCGTGAAGGCACGAATGGGTTTCATCAGAACTCCAAGCCCAAGTATCCTGTGATTGAGTATATCAAATCACTGATTCATTGGCTTGATACTTGTGTGAAGGAGGGAGAGCGTGATCTCTCCGAAGCGTGCAGAAACAGTTTTGTTCATGGGGTGTTACTGGCTTTGCGCTATACTTTCGAGGAATTGGATTGGAACTCTAACGCAGTGTTATCTAGCGTGTCAGAGATGAGAGAGGAACTTGAAAAGCTTCTTAAATTGGTGACGCGGATAACTACATTAGCACTATGGGTGGTTTCTGCAGATGCCTTGTGCTTGGATGAGGATATGGATGACATAGTGGATGACGATAGTTTCTTGTCAGATGTTCAAGATGATGCTGCTACTACTGTTCTCTCAAAGGAACAAAAGGATACACATCCAAAACCTGTGCAAGAAACAATACAATCAGAACAGGTGGTTATGGTTGGTTGTTGGCTCGCCATGAAGGAG GTGAGTCTTCTTTTAGGAACCATCATAAGAAAAATTCCATTACCTACCAGCAGCCTTGCACCTTTAGAAAATGGTGATCTGGCTTCTGCAGTCCCTGATGATTCCGTTGTAGGAAATTCTGAATCACTGCTTGACCTGAAGCAGCTTGAAAAGATTGGAGATCACTTCTTAGAAGTTCTTCTAAAAATGAAGCACAATGGTGCCATAGATAAGACAAGAGCTGGGTTTTCAGCTTTGTGCCACCGTTTACTATGTTCTAACGACCCAAG ACTTTGTAGGTTGACAGAGTCCTGGATGGAGCAACTTATGGAAAGAACTATGGCCAAAGGACAAACAGTAGACGATCTGTTACGAAGAAGTGCAGGCATTCCCGCTGCATTCATCGCTCTGTTTCTCTCAGAACCAGAAGGTTCACCAAAGAAGCTTCTCCCACAGGCGCTTAGGTGGCTGATAGGTCTTGCAGAGAAGCCTCTCATGGATCCCGCGGAAGAGAAAGGTTCTAAACATATGGATGAAGAGGTCAATCCTTCTAATATGCATCCAAGTGAAAAACTCTCAAAGGTCCGTGATGAAGGTGTTGTTCCAACGGTTCATGCGTTCAATGTTCTCAAAGCTGCTTTCAACGACACAAACTTGGGCACTGATACTTCGGGATTTTCTGCGGAGGCTATGACTGTTGCAATAAGATCCTTCTCTTCGCCATATTGGGAAGTCAGAAACAGCGCCACACTTGCATACACTGCTTTGCTCCGCAGGATGGTTGGTTTCCTTAATGTTCAAAAACGTGGATCTGCTCGGCGTGGCTTGACtggccttgaattctttcacaG GTACCCCTTGTTGCACCCTTTCATATATGGTGAACTAAAGGCAGCGACTGATATGCTCGACACATCTGGTCAATCAGATTCAAACCTCGCAAATCATGTCCATCCGAGTTTATGGCCCATCCTCATTCTCTTATCCAGGCTTAAGCCTTCACCCATCGCAAGTGAATCTGGAGATGACCTGGACCCATTCGTTTTCATGCCCTTTATTATGAAATGCTCTACTCAAAGCAATCTCCGTGTTCGTGTTTTGGCATCCCGTGCTTTAGTAGGTCTCGTTTCCAATGAGAAGCTGCAAAGCGTTCTTCTCAGCGTTGCCTCAACATTGCCTTCTAATGAAGTCCAAGGCGGGCCTTTCAATTATCTTCACGGAGTTTTGTTGCAACTTGGTAATCTCCTAGATACAAACTGTAGAGACCTTACTGATAACTCCAAGAAGGATCAGATTATTGAACAACTGGTCAATGTCCTtgcaaaatgcacatggatggcTTCTCCGTTGCTGTGCCCTTGCCCTATCATCAGTACATCGTTCTTGAGAGTGCTTGATCATATGCGAGCTATTGGATGGAAAAATCTAAGAGACGTTTACAAGTTGCATTTGGATTTATCTACAAGTTGCTTGGATGCAGACGCTTCTTATGGTTTCTCCTATTATGACCCTACAGTCGCTGAGCTTAGGGAACAGGCAGCTGTATCTTACTTCGGCTGCGTGTTTCAGCCATCTGATGAAGCAGCTGAAGTGTTCCAAATCACTCAGAGACCAAATTTGCTATTGCAGAAAGTTCCTGAAGCGTTAGATTTTCCTGACCTTAAGGGTAGGCTCCTCCGTTGTTTATCTGATCAGTCATATGAAGTTCGTTTAGCAACACTGAAGTGGTTTCTGCAGTTTCTGAAAGCAGaagattccagtttctcagagACGAGCAGTATCTGGCATTGGGCGAGTAACGGACTCCAGGTGATGTTATTGGATCtcttggagaaggagaagaatcaTAGATGTGAGAATTACATTCTGAGGATTCTTTGCCAATGGAATCTTCTTATGTTCAAAAAAGAATCCAATGAAGGCATTTATGTTGGTTCGTTGAGTTATGATTCGGTGATTCATCTTTGGGGTAGACTGACTTCTTTATATGAGAGGACAAGACATGTTAAGACTCGAGGTACACTCATGTCTTGCCTAGCGATTTGTGTGAAGCATCTCACTAGTTTGTTCTTTGACAAAAAGGAAGAGGAGCCAAGATGGAGCTGTGTAATTGACTGTGTCTCCTACTTTGTTAACTTGATCAAAGAGAAAAGCTCATCATCCGAGCAAGTGAATGTTCGCCAAGCATCTGCAGAGGCTATTATAGCATCTGGTATATTAGAACAAGCGAAGCTCATTGGTCCTCTTGTCTCAAATCACCAAACACCCTCACTAAGCAAGTTTCAAAACGCTTGTGATGTATACGCGTATCAGATTCTGGAGATGTGGTTCACATGCATCAAACTACTGGAGGACGAAGATGATATCATCAGGTCAAAACTCGCCACGGATGTCCAGAAGTGTTTCTTCTCCACTGCCATGGAAGTTCCTACACAAGTTGAGAAAGTCTTGGAACTGAGCTTCGACCATTTATCTTTTGTCTTTGGTCATTGGAACGAGTATTTCTTGTATCTCTCGAGATGGGTCTTCAGCACTGCAGATTACACTGCACCACTGAAGGGAGGTATTGATCTAGTGAGACGGGTTTTCGACAAGGAAATCGATAATCACCACGAAGAAAAGCTCCTCATCTTGCAGTTTTGCTGCCACCATCTGCAGAAGCTAGCGAACAGTGACTTGCCCCATGGGCAGCTACTGGAATGGAGGAGTAAATTTCACAATAAGCTGCTTTGTTTTGCTAAAGACCATGTGGGGAAACAAAGAGAGAGCTGGGTAGGGGGTGTAGGGAACCACAAGGATGTGTTTTTGCCACTCTATGGTAACCTCTTAGGTCTCTACGTCTTCTCCAACTGTATTCTCAGATTCTCAACTGATGGCAATGACAAGAAAGCTATGTTTGCTGATATGGTTGAGCTCGGGGAAGCCTTGAAACCGTTTCTGAGGAACCCTCTGGTGTCTAACATGTTCAGAGTAGTTGTCGGATTACATGAGAAGTCGGTGGATGATTCTTTGGTGGATATGTCTAGTGTTCTTGTTGGAGAGGTTTGGGAAGGTTTTGATCCGTATTTTCTTCTCAGATAG